The Balearica regulorum gibbericeps isolate bBalReg1 chromosome 5, bBalReg1.pri, whole genome shotgun sequence genome window below encodes:
- the TMEM258 gene encoding LOW QUALITY PROTEIN: dolichyl-diphosphooligosaccharide--protein glycosyltransferase subunit TMEM258 (The sequence of the model RefSeq protein was modified relative to this genomic sequence to represent the inferred CDS: inserted 1 base in 1 codon), which produces MPRSSSPFRFRXRAGSGGSEGDVSERSGNRGLGDMELEAMSRYTSPVNPAVFPHLTVVLLAIGMFFTAWFFVYEVTSTKYTRDIYKELLISLVASLFMGFGVLFLLLWVGIYV; this is translated from the exons ATGCCCCGCTCCAGCTCTCCCTTCCGTTTCC TaagggcgggcagcggcgggagCGAAGGCGACGTGTCGGAGCGGAGCGGGAACCGGGGCCTGGGCGACATG GAGCTGGAGGCGATGAGCAGATACACCAGCCCGGTGAACCCGGCCGTCTTCCCGCACCTCACCGTGGTGCTGCTGGCCATCGGCATGTTCTTCACCGCCTGGTTCTTCGT CTACGAGGTGACTTCTACCAAGTACACGCGGGACATCTACAAGGAGCTGTTGATCTCGCTGGTGGCCTCGCTCTTCATGGGTTTCGGcgtcctcttcctcctgctctgggtCGGTATCTACGTCTGA
- the FEN1 gene encoding flap endonuclease 1: MGIHGLAKLIADVAPGAIRENDIKSYFGRKVAIDASMSIYQFLIAVRQGAEVLQNEEGETTSHLMGMFYRTIRMVENGIKPVYVFDGKPPQLKSGELAKRTERRAEAEKHLQEAQEAGEENNIEKYSKRLVKVTQQHTDECKKLLTLMGIPYVEAPGEAEASCATLVKAGKVYAAATEDMDCLTFGSPVLMRHLTASETKKLPIQEFHLNRILQDLDLTWEQFVDLCILLGCDYCESIRGIGPKRAIELIKEHKTIEKIVQQIDTKKYPLPENWLHKEAQKLFLEPDVVNPDAVELKWTEPNEEQLVQFMCGEKQFNEERIRNGVKRLSKSRQGSTQGRLDDFFKVTGSITSAKRKEPETKGSAKKKAKTNNTTKTKKGK; this comes from the coding sequence ATGGGAATCCACGGCCTGGCCAAGCTGATTGCCGACGTGGCTCCTGGCGCCATCCGGGAGAATGACATCAAATCTTACTTTGGACGGAAGGTCGCTATAGATGCGTCCATGAGCATCTACCAGTTCCTGATCGCAGTGCGGCAGGGAGCTGAAGTCCTTCAGAACGAGGAGGGCGAGACCACAAGCCACCTGATGGGCATGTTCTACCGGACCATCCGCATGGTGGAGAACGGCATCAAACCGGTTTACGTCTTTGACGGCAAGCCCCCGCAGCTGAAATCGGGGGAGCTGGCAAAGCGGACTGAGCGGCGGGCTGAGGCCGAGAAACACCTGCAGGAGGCTCAGGAAGCCGGAGAGGAGAACAACATTGAGAAGTACAGCAAGAGGTTGGTCAAGGTGACCCAGCAGCACACTGATGAGTGCAAGAAGTTACTAACGCTGATGGGCATCCCCTATGTGGAGGCGCCGGGGGAGGCCGAAGCCAGCTGCGCTACCTTGGTGAAGGCTGGGAAGGTCTACGCGGCCGCCACGGAAGATATGGATTGCCTGACCTTCGGCAGTCCCGTACTGATGCGGCATCTTACTGCCAGCGAGACGAAGAAGCTGCCCATCCAGGAGTTCCACCTGAATCGTATTCTGCAGGATCTAGACCTGACCTGGGAACAGTTTGTGGATCTGTGTATCCTCCTGGGCTGCGACTACTGCGAGAGCATCCGTGGCATTGGGCCCAAGCGTGCCATCGAGCTCATCAAGGAGCACAAAACCATTGAGAAGATCGTTCAGCAGATAGACACCAAGAAGTACCCTTTGCCTGAGAACTGGTTGCACAAAGAGGCCCAGAAGCTCTTTCTAGAGCCTGATGTGGTCAACCCCGACGCCGTTGAGCTCAAGTGGACCGAGCCGAATGAAGAGCAGCTCGTCCAGTTCATGTGTGGAGAGAAACAGTTCAACGAAGAGCGGATCCGCAACGGGGTGAAAAGGCTGAGCAAAAGCCGTCAGGGCAGCACGCAGGGCCGGCTGGACGACTTCTTCAAGGTGACGGGCTCCATCACGTCAGCCAAGCGCAAAGAGCCGGAGACCAAGGGGTCAGCAAAGAAGAAAGCCAAGACCAACAACACCACAAAGACCAAAAAAGGAAAGTAG
- the LOC104641828 gene encoding olfactory receptor 5J3, which translates to MVSPVSKLCTFNDGSNKALADSGTTCCRCSFSLHSASPPSSRHAAGKYGDMAQGNRTVVTHFILLGLTSEPKLRTLLFVIFLMIYLITLMGNLGLMTLIKTSPRLHTPMYFFLCNLSVVDLCYSSVFSPKLLIGFLVEKKTISYAACFAQHFFFLVFVTTEVFLLAVMAYDRYVAICKPLLYAISMPKSVCVQLVAGSYVGGILNSLIQTCCLLPLPFCGPNVINHYFCDTNPLLKLTCSDDHLNELLLVTFNGTISMSVLFIIIISYAYILFSILRIRSSKGRHKAFSTCASHLLTVTLFYVPAGLSHMQPGSKYSLEMEKVTAVFYTLIVPMLNPLIYSLRNKEVKDALRKTTANNICASCLLTKLTPVGR; encoded by the coding sequence ATGGTATCTCCAGTATCAAAGCTTTGTACTTTTAATGACGGGTCTAATAAAGCGCTTGCTGATAGCGGCACCACATGCTGCCGTTGTTCTTTCTCGCTTCACTCCgcttctcctccttccagcaGGCACGCTGCTGGGAAGTACGGTGACATGGCTCAAGGCAATCGCACCGTAGTGACCCACTTCATCCTCCTAGGGCTGACGAGTGAGCCTAAGCTGCGGACTCTTCTCTTCGTGATCTTCTTAATGATTTATCTCATCACCCTGATGGGCAATCTCGGGCTGATGACATTGATCAAGACAAGCCCCCGCCTGCACACtcccatgtacttcttcctctgcAATCTGTCTGTTGTCGATCTTTGCTACTCCTCCGTCTTTTCTCCAAAGCTGCTTATTGGCTTCTTGgtggaaaagaaaactatttcttaCGCCGCCTGCTTTGcccagcatttctttttccttgtgtttgtGACCACAGAGGTGTTCTTGCTGGCTGTGATGGCATACGACCGCTACGTAGCCATTTGCAAGCCGCTGCTCTACGCTATCTCTATGCCCAAGAGCGTCTGCGTTCAGCTGGTGGCCGGGTCGTACGTTGGGGGAATTCTGAACTCGCTAATCCAAACGTGTTGCTTGCTGCCGTTGCCTTTTTGCGGCCCCAATGTCATCAATCATTACTTCTGCGACACTAACCCTCTGCTGAAGCTCACCTGCTCTGACGACCACCTCAACGAGCTTTTGCTTGTCACCTTCAACGGCACCATTTCCATGTCCGTgctcttcatcatcatcatctcctACGCGTACATCCTCTTCTCCATCCTGAGGATTAGGTCCAGCAAAGGAAGGCACAAAGCCTTCTCCACCTGTGCCTCCCACCTCCTGACCGTTACCTTGTTCTACGTGCCCGCGGGGCTGAGCCACATGCAACCAGGCTCCAAGTACTCACTGGAGATGGAGAAAGTCACCGCCGTGTTTTATACCCTCATCGTCCCTATGCTCAACCCTCTGATCTACAGCTTGAGGAACAAGGAGGTCAAGGACGCGCTTAGAAAAACCACAGCGAATAACATTTGTGCGAGTTGCCTGCTGACCAAACTGACCCCAGTCGGTCGATAA
- the LOC104641827 gene encoding olfactory receptor 8I2, whose product MMDGENLTVFSSFILLGFSDAPELQTTVFTIFLSLYILMVLGNLMMILLINADPQLHTPMYFFLNHLSFIDFCLSSAIVPKALETFLLGRSHISFLGCFAQIYFLLALIICECFLLGVMAYDRYTAVCKPLFYATIMSRARCYGVMVLVYTTGFLTSLVHTVLAGRLSFCRARSINHFFCELPTLLQLSCSDTRANEILQVSHAGLNTVSSVLMILVSYTYILHTILQIPLAGRRLKAFSTCTSHLAAITIFYAPGTLTYIQVGKACSQDQAKLVSACYTVLTPALNPLIYSLRNKEVKGALRRLWVRKLVPHLARL is encoded by the coding sequence ATGATGGATGGAGAAAACCtcactgttttttccagcttcatCCTCTTGGGTTTCTCTGATGCCCCAGAGCTACAAACCACCGTATTCACAATTTTCTTATCCCTGTACATTTTAATGGTGCTGGGGAACCTGATGATGATCCTGCTAATCAACGCCGACCCCCAGCTGCACACCCCCATGTATTTCTTCCTGAACCACTTATCTTTCATagatttttgcctttcctctgcTATCGTCCCAAAGGCACTGGAGACCTTCCTGCTGGGGAGAAGCCACATCTCTTTTTTGGGTTGCTTTgcccaaatatattttctccttgCTCTGATCATCTGTGAGTGCTTCCTCCTGGGGGTGATGGCTTATGACCGATACACGGCTGTGTGCAAGCCGCTGTTTTACGCCACCATCATGTCCAGGGCGCGTTGCTACGGCGTGATGGTGCTGGTGTACACCACGGGCTTCCTCACCTCCCTGGTGCACACCGTCCTGGCGGGGAGGTTGTCCTTCTGCCGAGCCAGGAGCATCAACCACTTCTTCTGCGAGCTGCCcaccctcctgcagctctcctgctccGACACCCGTGCAAACGAGATCTTGCAGGTTTCCCACGCTGGGCTTAACACCGTGAGCTCTGTCCTGATGATCTTGGTTTCCTACACCTACATCCTCCACACCATCCTGCAGATCCCTTTGGCCGGGAGGAGGCTTAAAGCTTTCTCTACCTGCACGTCCCACCTGGCTGCCATCACCATCTTCTACGCGCCGGGGACGCTCACCTACATCCAGGTTGGCAAGGCGTGCTCGCAGGATCAGGCAAAGCTGGTTTCAGCGTGCTACACCGTCCTGACCCCCGCCCTCaaccccctcatctacagcCTGAGGAACAAGGAGGTGAAGGGGGCCCTGAGGAGGCTGTGGGTGCGAAAGCTGGTGCCGCATCTAGCcaggctttga
- the LOC104631503 gene encoding olfactory receptor 8U3 → MGEDNYTFASEFILLGFTNRDDLQVTCFVLFLVIYVVTLIGNLGVIILIRLNPCLHTPMYFFLSHLSLLDVCYSSTIIPQTLLNFLVEKKVISFVRCATQLFSFATCATAECYVLAAMAYDRYNAICNPLLYSVVMSQRLCVGMLAGAYLAGMISSTIHTVSIFRLPFCRSKRINHFFCDGPPLLALSCSDTHVNEVTVSAVVGFNVLSTTVFILVSYLLVLSTILQMRSTAGWHKAFSTCASHLVSIALYYGSSLFMYLHPSSRHSLEHDKVVSVLYSVAVPMLNPLIYSLRNTDMKNAMRKVKGRVLSSLSIHGSWSAERRGLPCQGEEG, encoded by the coding sequence ATGGGTGAAGATAATTATACATTTGCATCCGAGTTTATTCTCCTGGGCTTCACAAACCGAGATGACCTGCAGGTGACATGCTTTGTCTTATTCCTTGTCATCTACGTGGTCACTCTAATAGGAAATCTGGGAGTAATTATATTAATCAGACTCAATCCGTGCCTacacacccccatgtacttcttcctaAGCCACTTGTCTCTCCTGGATGTCTGCTACTCCTCCACCATCATCCCTCAAACCTTGCTGAATTTTTTAGTGGAGAAGAAGGTAATTTCCTTCGTTAGGTGTGCCACTCAGCTCTTCTCCTTTGCGACCTGTGCCACCGCCGAGTGCTACGTGCTGGCTGCCATGGCTTATGATCGCTACAATGCCATTTGTAACCCCCTGCTCTACTCTGTGGTCATGTCCCAGAGGCTTTGCGTTGGGATGTTGGCTGGTGCCTACTTAGCTGGCATGATCAGCTCCACCATACACACGGTTTCCATATTTCGTCTCCCATTCTGCCGGTCCAAGAGGATCAatcatttcttctgtgatgGACCACCGCTGCTAGCCCTCTCCTGCTCTGACACCCATGTCAACGAGGTGACGGTTTCTGCCGTGGTGGGGTTCAACGTGCTAAGCACCACAGTCTTCATCCTTGTCTCCTACTTGTTGGTCCTCTCCACCATCTTGCAGATGCGCTCCACGGCCGGTTGGCACAAAGCCTTCTCCACTTGCGCATCTCACTTGGTCTCCATCGCTTTGTACTACGGCAGCTCCCTCTTCATGTACCTGCACCCCAGCTCCAGACACTCCTTGGAGCATGACAAGGTGGTCTCTGTGCTGTACTCTGTTGCAGTTCCCATGCTGAACCCGCTCATTTACAGCCTAAGAAACACAGATATGAAGAACGCCATGAGGAAAGTAAAGGGTAGAGTCCTCTCCTCCTTGTCCATCCATGGTTCCTGGTCAGCTGAACGGAGAGGGCTACCCTGCCAAGGTGAGGAGGGTTAG